Below is a genomic region from Myxococcus fulvus.
GGCGCCAGGTCCACCCGGGAGTCGCGCCTCACATCACGGCCCCGTGTCGAAGCGGGCCTCCAGCTTCACGCCCGAGTACGCCGTGCGGGCGTTGAGCATCAGATAGATGTAGCTGCCGGTCGGCGGTGACGGGATGTCCACCGTCTCGTCATTGCCTGACAGATAGGGCCGGTGGTCGTACGTCGTGAGGCTGGGCCACGTCGAGGCGCGCACGTAGAGGTCCGCGTTGCCCGTGCCGCCGCTCATCTGGAAGCGCAGGTTGCGCGCGCCATTGGGCACCCACAGGTAGAAGTACTGCAGGCCGCTCGTCGCGGACAGCGGCCCCCGGTAGCAGCCGTTGCCCAGTCCCCGGACGTCGGAGTCCGTGCACGGTGTCCCCGTTCCAGGCCCAGGGCCCGGACCCGGATTCACACAGGTGCTCGGGTCGCTCGCGGTGGCCACGCACGTCAACCACTCGTGGAACTCCGAATCGTTCGCCGTGCCCAGCGTGTCGAGCGACTGGCGATACGCGGCGTAGCTCCCCGCCCGGAACTGTCCCAGGAACGTGCCCACCTGGTCCGCGTGCCGCTCGAACATGAAGCGCACCGCCAGGTAGCCCCACGTGTACACGCGCTCCGTGCCGCTGTTGTAGTCGTTGCGCAGAATCTGGCTGAGCTGGAACGCCTTGCCGGCCCCCACCGCCACCGCGCTCGCGTTGTCGCTCTTCTTCGAGATGTACTCGGCCAGGCCCTCGATCCACCAGATGGTGGGCTGGCTCACGCTGGCGCCGAAGTCGCCCTTCATGTCGAAGCGGCCATCCAGGTAGTGCACGTACTCGTGCTCCAGGTTCCATATCTGGAACGTGGGCCGCACCCACTCCGCCTCATAGGCGATGAAGCGCGCCTGGTTGCCCGACGCCGACGGGTCGCCCTCCAGGTACATGCCGCCATTGTTCGTGTCGATGCCGAACAGCGCCCCCGCGTAGGTCTGGTAGTCCAGGCTGCTGTCGAAGATGACCATCTCCAGCGCGGTGTTGTTGTCACCCGCCACCGGCACCCGCCCCGTCTTCAGCGTGTCGTGGAAGTATGTCTCCTGCGCGGCGAGCCGCGAGCAGCTCTGGCTGAACTGCGCGGACGTCATGTCCTGCGCGCGCATGCGCAACGTCGCGCCGCAGTTGTACGTCACGGCCAACACCGCCTGCTCCAGCGTCCGACGGAAGTCACAGATGCCGTAGTACGCGCAGTTCGCGCCGTCGTAGTAGTCCGCCATCTCCGCCGAGCCCACCCAGACGCCCGCCGTGGGCCCCGTCATCTGGTGGTCGGCGATGAGCGCCCGCACCCTGGGCCGCGCCTTGTCCTGGAGCGCACCCGGGTACTGGAGGAAGCGCGCCAGCTCCCGCGCGGCGTTGACCGTGAGGTACTGGTTGTCGGTGCCCAGCAGGTGCTCGGTGCGCAGGCCGAAGGACTCCAGCGCGTCGATGATGGACGTATCCAGCCGCACGGCCGCGATGAAGGCCGCGTCGTAGTGTCCTCGGAACAGGCCGACGAAGATGTTGTTCGTGGCGGCGCGCATGTACCAGGACGCCACGGCCGTGTCGTTGAACCGGTCCAGCAGCCCCTTGAACGTGTCGAGGTGTCGCGCGCTCTCCCCGGCGCTGTCGATGAGCGTCACGAACTCCCGCAGCACCGCGCCGTGCGCGTCGTTGACGTCCCGGAAGTGGCTGTTGGCAACGAACGCGGCCAGCGCCGGACGGATGGCGTTCGTCAGCGACGTGCCGTACGCCCCCACCATGTCCGGGCTGTAGAACTGCACGTAGTACCCGGCTCGCAGGAACAGGATGAGCTGCACCGTCTGCGCGCTGTTGTCCCCCACGTAGCCCTGCGCGCTGGTGGTGAGCGCGTTGGCGATGGTGACCATCTTGTTCTCGAGGAACACCTGCCGCGCCAGCGTACCCGTGACGCCGAACAGCGTGTTGATGCACGACTCCGTGGAGCCCTTCACCAGGGTGACGAGCGCCGCGCCGCTGGCCGAGCCGAAGGCCGCCGTGTCACAGGCGGCCAGCAAGGAACGGCCGGGAGGAGGCGGCGCGAGCTCCTGACGGAGTTGCTCCGGCGCGACGTCCGGCGAGCGCTCGTCAGGCTGGATTTTCTGATGGGCGTGCTCCAGCCCGTGCAGGCGCTGGGCGGACCCGGTCGGCGGGGGGGCCCCGGGGCGGGCATCCGCTCCTGGGGCGAAGACTCCGATACAACACAGCGCGATGACGATGTGACTGCGACACCAATCCGTGAGGGGACTGCGCATGGCTCGTGCTCCTCGGGGTGGGGGGCTTTGCTGCACGGTGTCGACAGTACCGGACGACTCCGACGTGGGTTTCACGCGGTGTTCACGGTATTCCCGAGGAGATATGTCGTTCTTGTGTCTTTCCCTCGCGAGGATGAATGAAATCACCAAGGGGTCGTGGGCCGTGCGGTGACGAAGCCCACGACCCCTGGCGTCCCGAGGTCAGCCCCCGAGGTTCCTGCAGAGGAGGGGGTCGAGGGCGGTGGCGATGCAGGTCAGCCACTGGTGGAACTCCGCGTCATACGACGTCCCCAGCAGGTCGAGCGACTGGCGATACGCGGCGTAGTCACCCGCGCGGAACTGTCCCAGGAAGATGCCCACCTGGCTCGCGTGCCGGTCGAACATGAAGCGCACCGCGAGATATCCCCAGGTGTAGATGCGCTCCGAGCTGCTGTTGTAGTCGTTGCGCAGAATCTGGCTCAGCTGGAAGGTCTTCTGGGTGCCCGTCGCCACCGCGTCCGGGTGGTTCGTCGGCCGGGTGATGTATTCAGCCAGTCCTTCAATCCACCAGATGGTGGGCTGGATGGTGCTGGCGCCGAAGTCGCCCTGCATGTCGAAGCGGCCGTCCAGGTAGTGCGTGTATTCGTGCTCCAGGTTCCAGACCTGGAAGCTGGGCCGCACCCACTCCGCCTCGTAGAGAATGGCGCGAGCCTGGTTGCCCGGAGCCGAGGGGTTGCCTTCGAGGTAGATGCCGCCGTTGTTCGTGCTGATGCCGAACATCGGCCCGGCGTACGTCTGGTAGTCCAGGCTGCTGTCGAAGATGGCCATCTCCAGCACGGCGTTGTTGTCACCCGCCACCGGCACGTAGGTCGTCCCCAACCTGGCATGGAAGTCCAAGCTCCTGATGCTGAGAACAATGCAAGTCACGGCCAGGTCGATGTTCGACATCTGTTGGACGCGCAGGCGCAGCGTCGGGGCGCACTCGTAGGTCGTACCGAGCACGTCCTGCACCAGCGCCTGACGGAAGCCACAGATGCCGTAGGACGAGCAGTTCGCGACGTCGAAGTGCTCCGCCATCTGCGCGGCGCTCACCCAGACGCCCGCCGTGGGCCCTGTCTTCGAGTGGTTGTCGAGGAGCGCCCTCACCCTGGCGCGCGTCCGGTCCCGGAGGGTGCCGGGGTGCTGGAGGAAGCGGGCCAGCTCGCGCGCGGCGTTGACGGTGAGGTGTTGGTCGTCGGTGCCGAGCAGGTGCCGGTTGCGCGCGACGAAGGAGTCCAGCGCGTCGAGGAGGGACGCGTCCCGCCGCACGGCCGCGACGAAGTCGTCGTCACCGTGGCTGTTGTACAGGACGAAGAAGACGTTGCTCGTGGCGCCGCGCATGGACTCGGACGCCAGGGCGGCGTCGTCGAAGCGGTCCAGCAGCCCCTGGAGCGTCCCCAGGTGCGACGCGGTCTGCTTCGCGCTGTCGATGAGCGTGACGAACTCGGACAGCACCGCGCCGTGCGTGTCGTTGACGTCCTGGAAGTGGCTGTTGGCGACGAAGGCGTCCAAGGCGGGGCGGATGGCGTCCCGCAGTGCCGTGCCGTAGGTCCCCACCACGTCCGGGTTTCGGTCCTGGGCGTAATACCCGGCCCGTAGGAACAGGATGAGCTGCAGTGTCTGCGCGCTGTTGTTCCCCGCATAGGCGCGCGCGTCGGCGGTGAGCGCCTGGGCGATGGTGACCATCTTGCTCTCGGAGAACAGCTGCCGCGCGGGCGCGCCCCCGACATCGAACAGCGTCTGGAGGCAGTCCGGCGCGGCGCTCTTCACCCGAGTGACGAGCCTGTCGCCGCTGGCCGCGCCGATGGCCGCCGGGTCGCACGCGACCAGGGGGCGGGCGACGGCGGGCAGCGAGAGCGCCCGGCGCAGGTTCTCGGGCGCGACATCGGGCGGGCGCTCGTCGGGCCGGATGCGCTGATGGGCGTGCTCGTGTCCGTGCCGCTTGAAGAGGGGCTCGGCTGGTGCGGGGCCTCCGGGGCGGGCGACCGCTTCCGACGTGAAGAGGGCGAGGCAGAGGGTGAAGAAGAGATGACGACGACACCCATCCATGATGGGACGGCGCATGTGGGCTCCAGGAGGATGACCTGCCGCACGGTGTCGAGGGTTCCAGGAGACACCGGCGTGGGTTAAACGCCTTGTCCCCGGGACCTTGGAAAAAGAACAGGCATCCATGAAGACCACCAAAGGGCGTGAGGCATTGGAGCATTGGCGGGTGGAGTTCATGGGGCGGGTGACGAATCCGCTGTTCGCGGAGGCGCTGTTCGACCGGGTGCCGGACATCGTCTTCTCCGTGAAGGACATC
It encodes:
- a CDS encoding M9 family metallopeptidase, whose translation is MRSPLTDWCRSHIVIALCCIGVFAPGADARPGAPPPTGSAQRLHGLEHAHQKIQPDERSPDVAPEQLRQELAPPPPGRSLLAACDTAAFGSASGAALVTLVKGSTESCINTLFGVTGTLARQVFLENKMVTIANALTTSAQGYVGDNSAQTVQLILFLRAGYYVQFYSPDMVGAYGTSLTNAIRPALAAFVANSHFRDVNDAHGAVLREFVTLIDSAGESARHLDTFKGLLDRFNDTAVASWYMRAATNNIFVGLFRGHYDAAFIAAVRLDTSIIDALESFGLRTEHLLGTDNQYLTVNAARELARFLQYPGALQDKARPRVRALIADHQMTGPTAGVWVGSAEMADYYDGANCAYYGICDFRRTLEQAVLAVTYNCGATLRMRAQDMTSAQFSQSCSRLAAQETYFHDTLKTGRVPVAGDNNTALEMVIFDSSLDYQTYAGALFGIDTNNGGMYLEGDPSASGNQARFIAYEAEWVRPTFQIWNLEHEYVHYLDGRFDMKGDFGASVSQPTIWWIEGLAEYISKKSDNASAVAVGAGKAFQLSQILRNDYNSGTERVYTWGYLAVRFMFERHADQVGTFLGQFRAGSYAAYRQSLDTLGTANDSEFHEWLTCVATASDPSTCVNPGPGPGPGTGTPCTDSDVRGLGNGCYRGPLSATSGLQYFYLWVPNGARNLRFQMSGGTGNADLYVRASTWPSLTTYDHRPYLSGNDETVDIPSPPTGSYIYLMLNARTAYSGVKLEARFDTGP
- a CDS encoding collagenase; protein product: MRRPIMDGCRRHLFFTLCLALFTSEAVARPGGPAPAEPLFKRHGHEHAHQRIRPDERPPDVAPENLRRALSLPAVARPLVACDPAAIGAASGDRLVTRVKSAAPDCLQTLFDVGGAPARQLFSESKMVTIAQALTADARAYAGNNSAQTLQLILFLRAGYYAQDRNPDVVGTYGTALRDAIRPALDAFVANSHFQDVNDTHGAVLSEFVTLIDSAKQTASHLGTLQGLLDRFDDAALASESMRGATSNVFFVLYNSHGDDDFVAAVRRDASLLDALDSFVARNRHLLGTDDQHLTVNAARELARFLQHPGTLRDRTRARVRALLDNHSKTGPTAGVWVSAAQMAEHFDVANCSSYGICGFRQALVQDVLGTTYECAPTLRLRVQQMSNIDLAVTCIVLSIRSLDFHARLGTTYVPVAGDNNAVLEMAIFDSSLDYQTYAGPMFGISTNNGGIYLEGNPSAPGNQARAILYEAEWVRPSFQVWNLEHEYTHYLDGRFDMQGDFGASTIQPTIWWIEGLAEYITRPTNHPDAVATGTQKTFQLSQILRNDYNSSSERIYTWGYLAVRFMFDRHASQVGIFLGQFRAGDYAAYRQSLDLLGTSYDAEFHQWLTCIATALDPLLCRNLGG